In one window of Nitrospirota bacterium DNA:
- the fdhF gene encoding formate dehydrogenase subunit alpha, which translates to MIKLNINGKAIEVAEGTTVLDAARMLNIEIPTLCYHPKLTPFGGCRLCIVEVKGVPRPLTSCTTPVSEGMEVTTSTPALEGLRKTVLELILSDHPNDCMVCEKAGDCTLQELAYFYGIRENRFGGERRIYEKRDGNPFIERDMEKCILCGRCVKACDEIQGVGAIDFAYRGFKSKICPTFEKDLDCEFCGQCVAVCPTGALTGKMRQLRGRQKDIKEIDTTCSYCGTGCNLTLHVRQNKVIRVTSKEDKWNEGWLCVKGRFGYSFINSPDRLTRPLIRIKPKEHSAFSVQTPPLNPPLSKGGRGGVGFELFREASWDEALNYIASRLREIKEKHGADSIAGLSSAKCTTEENYLFQKFMRAVVGTNNVDHCARLUHAATVASLATIFGSGAMTNSIREIEGMEVLFVIGSNTKETHPVIANRMIKAFRKGAKIIVADPRKVPMARFSEVFMNLKPGTDVALINGIAHVILKEGLHDKKFIEERTEFFDEWTKSLEKFPPEAVSQITGVPAENIIKAAKLYGGSRKAGIFYTLGITQHTHGTDNVNAIANLAILTGNIGREHTGINPLRGQNNVQGACDAGCLPNVYPGYQRVDMPMVKKKFEDAWKVRLSDKEGLKSTEMVESAFKGKLKALYIMGENPIITDANANHTKEALENLEFMVVQDIFLTETAALADVVLPATCFAEKNGTFINTERKVQLVRKAVEPPGDAKEDSWIIAELSNRIGYPMKYSSVEEISEELGSLWPALSGISYSRIRTHGIHWPCPTKDHPGTEYLYKAGFPRGKVSFTPVKYLPSAELADSDYPFILTTGRNLFQYHSATMTMRVAPIEKHAGEPYVEINTEDAKKAGIKNGEKIKVRSRRGQIEIKARITDMVSNGVLFIPMHYSKAAVNVITSDALDPHSKTPELKVCAVKIEK; encoded by the coding sequence ATGATTAAACTGAATATTAACGGCAAAGCAATAGAGGTTGCGGAAGGCACAACTGTGCTTGACGCAGCGCGTATGCTGAATATAGAAATACCTACGCTCTGTTATCATCCGAAACTTACACCATTCGGAGGCTGCAGGCTCTGTATTGTTGAAGTAAAGGGTGTTCCGAGGCCGCTCACATCATGTACAACGCCTGTTTCAGAGGGAATGGAAGTGACAACTTCAACTCCAGCCCTTGAGGGCTTAAGAAAAACAGTGCTTGAACTTATTCTCTCAGACCATCCGAATGACTGTATGGTATGCGAAAAGGCAGGAGACTGCACCCTTCAGGAACTCGCATATTTCTATGGCATAAGGGAAAACAGGTTCGGAGGGGAAAGAAGGATATACGAAAAAAGGGACGGCAATCCTTTTATTGAAAGGGATATGGAGAAATGCATCCTCTGCGGCAGATGCGTAAAGGCCTGCGATGAGATACAGGGCGTGGGCGCTATAGATTTTGCATACCGCGGTTTTAAATCCAAGATATGCCCGACATTTGAAAAAGACCTTGACTGTGAATTCTGCGGACAGTGTGTGGCTGTATGCCCGACAGGCGCTTTAACAGGGAAAATGCGGCAACTCCGCGGCAGACAGAAAGACATAAAAGAAATTGACACTACCTGCTCATACTGCGGAACAGGGTGCAACCTCACCCTTCACGTAAGGCAGAATAAAGTTATAAGAGTGACTTCAAAGGAAGACAAGTGGAACGAGGGATGGCTGTGCGTTAAAGGCAGGTTCGGCTATTCGTTTATCAACAGCCCCGACAGGCTCACGAGACCTCTTATTAGAATAAAGCCAAAAGAGCATTCAGCGTTCAGCGTTCAGACACCCCCCCTTAATCCCCCCCTTAGTAAGGGGGGGCGTGGGGGGGTAGGCTTCGAACTCTTTAGAGAAGCATCGTGGGATGAGGCTCTCAATTACATAGCCTCAAGACTCAGGGAGATAAAGGAAAAGCACGGCGCTGATTCAATAGCAGGACTTTCTTCTGCAAAATGCACTACAGAAGAAAACTATCTGTTCCAGAAATTTATGAGGGCAGTAGTAGGGACCAATAATGTGGACCACTGCGCCCGTCTCTGACACGCTGCAACTGTAGCCAGTCTGGCTACAATATTCGGCTCAGGAGCAATGACCAATTCCATAAGAGAGATTGAGGGGATGGAGGTTCTCTTTGTAATCGGCTCCAACACGAAAGAGACCCATCCTGTTATCGCAAACAGGATGATAAAGGCATTCAGAAAGGGCGCAAAGATAATCGTAGCCGACCCGCGGAAAGTGCCTATGGCAAGATTTTCAGAAGTTTTCATGAACCTGAAACCGGGGACAGATGTTGCCCTGATTAATGGCATTGCCCATGTGATATTAAAGGAAGGGCTTCACGACAAAAAATTCATAGAGGAAAGAACCGAGTTCTTTGATGAATGGACAAAGTCATTGGAGAAGTTCCCACCAGAGGCAGTCTCACAGATTACAGGCGTGCCTGCGGAAAATATAATTAAGGCTGCAAAGCTTTATGGGGGCTCAAGAAAGGCGGGAATATTCTACACCTTGGGGATTACCCAGCACACTCACGGTACAGACAATGTAAATGCAATAGCCAATCTTGCCATTCTTACAGGCAATATCGGAAGAGAGCATACGGGAATAAATCCTCTCAGAGGACAGAACAACGTTCAGGGCGCTTGTGATGCGGGCTGCCTTCCTAATGTATATCCCGGCTATCAGAGGGTTGACATGCCCATGGTCAAGAAAAAATTTGAGGATGCATGGAAAGTCCGGCTTTCCGATAAAGAGGGGCTGAAATCAACAGAGATGGTAGAATCAGCCTTCAAAGGAAAACTCAAGGCGCTTTACATAATGGGAGAAAATCCAATAATTACAGACGCAAATGCAAATCATACGAAAGAAGCGCTGGAAAATCTTGAGTTCATGGTGGTTCAGGACATATTCCTTACAGAGACAGCGGCTCTCGCAGATGTAGTCCTGCCTGCTACCTGCTTTGCTGAAAAGAACGGCACTTTCATAAATACAGAAAGAAAAGTCCAGCTTGTAAGAAAAGCGGTAGAGCCGCCGGGAGACGCAAAAGAGGACTCATGGATAATAGCTGAATTATCCAACAGGATAGGATACCCCATGAAATACTCTTCTGTTGAAGAGATATCTGAAGAACTCGGCAGTTTATGGCCCGCTCTTTCAGGCATATCCTACAGCAGGATACGCACCCATGGCATCCACTGGCCCTGTCCTACAAAAGACCATCCCGGCACAGAATATCTGTACAAGGCAGGGTTTCCGAGAGGCAAAGTATCATTTACTCCGGTAAAATATCTTCCGTCTGCAGAGCTTGCAGACAGCGATTATCCATTTATACTCACGACAGGCAGAAACCTTTTTCAGTATCACAGCGCTACAATGACGATGAGAGTTGCGCCTATTGAAAAGCACGCAGGCGAACCTTATGTTGAGATAAACACGGAAGATGCGAAAAAAGCCGGAATAAAGAATGGTGAAAAAATCAAGGTCAGATCAAGGAGAGGGCAGATTGAGATAAAGGCGCGGATAACGGACATGGTATCAAACGGCGTTCTTTTTATCCCGATGCATTACAGCAAAGCCGCTGTAAACGTAATAACCTCAGACGCTCTTGACCCCCACTCAAAAACACCTGAACTCAAGGTGTGTGCGGTAAAGATAGAGAAATAA
- the nuoF gene encoding NADH-quinone oxidoreductase subunit NuoF — MGRQQLINSLKKYVLSRVQTVKPTNIVIKVCMGTGGIAAGGSEVMDAFRTELDASGIEATVAKNCLTHKVGCRGLCAKDVLVDVIVKGQKTTYQYVKPEMISRIVKEHIIENNPVTDWVVGDDYHNFHKKQLKVVLSDCGSIDPEDIDAYIAGKGYEAARKVLTSSAPEDVIGIIKASGLRGRGGAGFPTGVKWEAAMKQASRQKYMICNADEGDPGAFMDRSVIEGNPHAVIEGMIIGAYSIGADKGYVYIRAEYPLAVERLRKALSDARTRGFLGKDILGTKFSFDIKVKLGAGAFVCGEETALIASIEGQRGMPRAKPPFPVYSGLWGKPTVINNVETLANIPYIIRNGAEWFSSFGTEKSKGTKVFALTGKIKNSGLIEVPMGIPLREIIYDIGGGIEGDRALKAIQTGGPSGGCIPAEMLDTPVDFESLAKVGSIVGSGGMVVLDEDNCMVNMAQYFLQFTQMESCGKCVPCRIGTKRLLEILDRITKGKGKEGDIELLGKLSADIKAASLCGLGQTAPNPILSTIKYFRDEYEAHLNGKCPAAVCKELLTYYILEEFCKGCGACLRACPAKAITGEKKKLHKIDSAMCIKCGACFDVCKFKAVGKE, encoded by the coding sequence ATGGGAAGGCAGCAGCTGATAAACTCATTAAAGAAATACGTTCTATCAAGGGTGCAAACAGTGAAGCCGACTAACATTGTTATAAAAGTATGTATGGGCACGGGCGGAATAGCAGCCGGCGGCTCTGAAGTTATGGATGCCTTCAGGACAGAACTTGACGCATCCGGCATTGAGGCGACGGTAGCGAAAAACTGCTTGACGCATAAGGTGGGATGCCGCGGCCTGTGCGCTAAAGACGTTCTGGTGGATGTGATAGTAAAAGGACAAAAAACAACATACCAGTATGTAAAGCCTGAGATGATATCAAGAATAGTAAAAGAGCACATCATCGAAAACAATCCTGTAACCGATTGGGTTGTGGGAGATGACTATCATAACTTCCATAAAAAACAGCTTAAGGTTGTTCTTTCGGACTGCGGCTCTATAGATCCCGAGGACATAGATGCCTATATTGCAGGCAAGGGCTATGAGGCGGCAAGAAAGGTTCTTACCTCATCTGCCCCCGAGGATGTAATCGGAATTATCAAGGCTTCAGGCCTCAGAGGCAGAGGCGGAGCAGGGTTTCCTACGGGAGTTAAATGGGAAGCGGCAATGAAACAGGCCTCCAGGCAAAAATACATGATTTGCAACGCAGATGAAGGCGATCCCGGCGCATTTATGGACAGGTCTGTTATCGAGGGCAATCCCCATGCTGTAATCGAGGGAATGATAATAGGCGCTTATTCCATCGGCGCTGATAAGGGCTATGTTTACATAAGGGCTGAGTATCCGCTTGCTGTTGAAAGGCTGAGAAAAGCTCTCTCTGATGCGAGGACAAGAGGGTTTCTCGGAAAAGATATCCTCGGCACAAAATTCAGCTTTGATATAAAGGTAAAACTCGGCGCCGGGGCCTTTGTCTGCGGCGAAGAGACGGCTTTAATCGCCTCCATTGAGGGGCAGAGAGGAATGCCGAGGGCAAAACCGCCCTTCCCTGTCTACAGCGGATTATGGGGAAAACCAACAGTGATAAATAATGTCGAAACCCTTGCAAATATTCCATATATCATAAGGAACGGCGCGGAGTGGTTTTCTTCCTTCGGCACAGAGAAATCAAAAGGCACAAAGGTATTTGCCCTTACTGGAAAGATCAAGAACTCAGGGCTCATAGAAGTGCCTATGGGAATTCCGCTTCGGGAAATAATCTACGACATAGGCGGAGGCATTGAAGGCGACAGGGCGCTTAAGGCAATCCAGACAGGAGGGCCTTCAGGCGGATGTATTCCTGCGGAAATGCTTGATACCCCTGTTGATTTTGAGTCGCTTGCAAAAGTAGGTTCTATAGTAGGCTCAGGCGGAATGGTAGTGCTCGATGAAGATAACTGCATGGTTAACATGGCGCAGTACTTTCTCCAGTTCACGCAGATGGAGTCATGCGGGAAATGCGTGCCGTGCAGGATAGGAACTAAAAGACTTCTTGAAATTCTCGACAGAATAACAAAAGGCAAAGGGAAAGAAGGAGACATAGAACTCCTCGGGAAACTCAGCGCTGATATTAAGGCCGCATCACTCTGCGGTCTTGGCCAGACAGCGCCAAACCCTATCTTAAGCACTATAAAATATTTCAGAGATGAATACGAAGCGCATTTAAATGGAAAGTGCCCGGCGGCAGTCTGCAAAGAACTGCTGACTTACTATATTCTTGAGGAATTCTGTAAAGGATGCGGAGCGTGCTTAAGGGCATGTCCTGCAAAGGCAATAACAGGGGAGAAAAAGAAACTGCACAAGATAGACTCTGCAATGTGCATTAAATGCGGGGCCTGTTTTGATGTATGTAAATTCAAGGCAGTGGGGAAGGAGTAG
- a CDS encoding NAD(P)H-dependent oxidoreductase subunit E, whose product MEKTLEKILKENRENEGNLISILQDIENAFGYISEEAVNWFASRLDVNPSSFYGIATFYAQFHLKPRGKNIITACCGTACHVKGSERLINGVKKELDISEGEETTKDMQFTLEKVNCIGACSIAPVFIINKKVHGKAAADKLIKEIRSIKGANSEAD is encoded by the coding sequence ATGGAGAAAACTCTTGAAAAGATTCTGAAAGAAAACAGAGAAAATGAGGGCAATCTCATATCTATTCTTCAGGATATTGAGAATGCCTTTGGATATATCTCTGAGGAAGCTGTCAACTGGTTTGCATCAAGGCTGGACGTCAATCCCAGCAGCTTCTACGGAATAGCCACATTCTATGCGCAGTTTCACCTGAAACCGCGGGGGAAAAATATTATCACTGCCTGCTGCGGCACTGCATGCCATGTCAAAGGCTCCGAGAGATTGATAAACGGAGTAAAAAAGGAGCTTGATATTTCGGAGGGTGAGGAAACAACAAAGGATATGCAATTCACGCTCGAAAAAGTAAACTGTATTGGCGCCTGCAGCATTGCTCCGGTCTTCATAATCAATAAAAAGGTCCATGGGAAGGCAGCAGCTGATAAACTCATTAAAGAAATACGTTCTATCAAGGGTGCAAACAGTGAAGCCGACTAA
- a CDS encoding cyclic nucleotide-binding domain-containing protein has product MTSISELKKQILFEDIGTAELEKLTKVIKEVSLKKGEFLFKEGEDTKGIYMIRSGKIEINKVTPDGWKQTLAVLTPGHFFGELSIIEHRRHEANAIAIESAELLKLPKDEFEKLEKEDVVLASQILKKLVLVLSKNLRRMNEKFLNALINY; this is encoded by the coding sequence ATGACAAGCATCAGCGAACTTAAAAAACAGATTCTATTTGAAGACATTGGCACTGCCGAACTTGAAAAGTTAACAAAAGTCATAAAAGAAGTCTCATTAAAAAAAGGAGAGTTTCTTTTTAAGGAAGGCGAGGACACAAAAGGCATTTATATGATTCGTTCAGGGAAGATTGAGATAAACAAGGTAACGCCTGACGGCTGGAAACAGACACTTGCGGTTCTGACTCCGGGACATTTTTTTGGAGAGCTTTCGATTATTGAGCATCGCCGGCATGAAGCTAATGCAATTGCCATTGAAAGCGCAGAACTGTTAAAGCTTCCCAAAGATGAATTCGAGAAACTGGAAAAAGAAGATGTTGTTCTGGCTTCCCAGATACTTAAGAAACTTGTATTGGTCCTGAGCAAAAACCTCAGGCGCATGAACGAGAAATTCTTAAATGCATTGATAAATTACTAA
- a CDS encoding formate--tetrahydrofolate ligase: MAFDATKLADWQISEEAEKNMPSPEEWREKLGLQKDEMLPMGRLSKIDFLKVINRLKDKPDGKYIEVTAITPTPLGEGKSTTSCGLMEGLGKRGVNVGGALRQPSGGPTMNVKGTAAGGGNSLLIPMTEFSLGLTGDINDIMNAHNLAMVAMTSRMQHERNYNDEQLKRLTRMRRLGIDPTRVEMGWIMDFCAQSLRNIIIGLGGRQDGFMMQSKFGIAVGSECMAILSVANDLADLKQRLNNITVAFDKSGKPVTTGDLEVGNAMAAFMRNTINPTLMCTAEYNPCFVHAGPFANIAVGQSSIIADRVGLKLFDYHVTESGFAADIGFEKFWNVKCRFSGLKPHVSVLTTTVRALKMHGGGPKVVAGKPLPEEYTKENIALVEKGCANMIHMINVIRKSGINPVVCVNRFYTDTNAEVAVVKKAAEAAGARCAESQHWLKGGEGALELADAVIDACNQKNDFKYLYPIEMKLRDRVATIAKEVYGADGVSWLPEAEAKAKMLEDDPKYADFATMMVKTHLSLTHDPALKGVPKGWTLPIRDILIYSGAKFLCPCAGTISLMPGTSSDPAYRRIDVDVNTGKVSGLF; the protein is encoded by the coding sequence ATGGCCTTTGATGCAACGAAGTTAGCTGACTGGCAGATTTCAGAAGAAGCTGAAAAAAATATGCCCTCACCTGAAGAGTGGCGTGAGAAACTCGGTCTGCAAAAAGACGAGATGCTCCCCATGGGACGCCTCTCCAAAATTGACTTTCTTAAGGTCATCAATCGTCTCAAAGACAAGCCCGATGGCAAGTACATCGAGGTAACGGCCATCACGCCGACCCCTCTGGGCGAAGGCAAAAGCACAACATCGTGCGGCTTGATGGAGGGACTTGGCAAGCGCGGCGTGAACGTTGGAGGAGCGCTGCGTCAGCCTTCCGGCGGCCCCACAATGAACGTAAAAGGCACTGCTGCCGGCGGCGGCAACTCTTTGCTGATTCCCATGACCGAGTTTTCATTGGGACTCACAGGTGACATCAACGACATCATGAACGCCCACAACCTGGCCATGGTAGCAATGACATCCCGTATGCAGCACGAGCGTAATTATAACGATGAGCAGTTGAAGCGTCTCACCAGGATGAGGCGGCTCGGCATAGACCCTACCCGCGTGGAGATGGGATGGATAATGGACTTTTGCGCCCAGAGCCTCCGCAATATAATCATCGGCCTCGGCGGCAGGCAGGACGGTTTTATGATGCAGTCAAAGTTCGGTATCGCAGTAGGCTCAGAGTGCATGGCAATTCTTTCAGTAGCCAATGACCTCGCTGACCTGAAACAGCGCCTGAACAATATCACAGTTGCTTTTGATAAGAGCGGCAAACCTGTTACCACAGGCGATCTTGAAGTCGGCAATGCCATGGCAGCCTTCATGCGCAATACAATCAATCCAACCCTCATGTGCACGGCTGAATACAACCCCTGCTTTGTACATGCCGGGCCTTTTGCCAACATTGCCGTAGGCCAGTCCTCAATCATAGCAGACAGGGTCGGACTGAAATTGTTCGACTACCATGTGACCGAATCCGGTTTTGCGGCAGACATCGGTTTTGAAAAATTCTGGAACGTCAAGTGCCGCTTCAGCGGGCTGAAACCCCACGTATCCGTGCTTACCACTACGGTCCGCGCCCTGAAGATGCACGGCGGCGGTCCCAAGGTAGTGGCCGGCAAGCCCCTGCCTGAAGAATACACAAAGGAAAATATAGCGCTGGTAGAAAAAGGCTGCGCCAACATGATACACATGATTAATGTTATCCGCAAGTCCGGCATAAACCCTGTGGTCTGCGTCAACCGTTTTTATACTGACACGAATGCTGAAGTGGCTGTTGTCAAAAAAGCCGCTGAAGCAGCAGGTGCCCGCTGCGCTGAATCCCAGCATTGGCTAAAGGGCGGTGAGGGAGCTTTGGAACTTGCCGATGCGGTCATTGACGCCTGCAACCAAAAAAATGACTTCAAATATCTGTATCCTATAGAAATGAAGCTGCGCGACCGCGTAGCAACCATCGCCAAAGAAGTATACGGCGCTGACGGCGTCTCATGGCTGCCTGAAGCTGAAGCCAAGGCGAAGATGCTGGAAGACGATCCCAAGTACGCGGACTTCGCCACCATGATGGTCAAGACCCACTTGAGCCTTACACACGACCCTGCCCTCAAGGGAGTTCCTAAAGGGTGGACGCTGCCCATCAGAGATATATTGATTTACTCCGGCGCCAAATTCCTCTGCCCCTGCGCAGGCACTATCAGCCTCATGCCCGGCACAAGTTCCGACCCTGCATACAGAAGGATTGATGTGGATGTGAACACCGGAAAGGTCAGCGGATTGTTCTAA